A window of Caloranaerobacter sp. TR13 contains these coding sequences:
- a CDS encoding REP-associated tyrosine transposase produces the protein MKRYYEDNMCYFITTVTHNRKEIFNDKIACELFIVVVTYLKYIYDFNVYGFVIMPDHVHIIIHPCANKNISEIMKRIKGNFSRMYNKIYDNHGQIWQRKFYDNAIRNPNQIIKTIEYIHNNPIRSNLVNRVDEYVYSSYMYYYGEDKKFDLLIDKFEI, from the coding sequence ATGAAAAGGTATTATGAAGATAATATGTGCTATTTTATAACAACAGTAACCCATAACAGAAAAGAAATTTTTAATGATAAAATAGCATGTGAACTTTTCATTGTAGTAGTAACCTATCTTAAATATATATATGACTTTAATGTTTATGGTTTTGTTATTATGCCTGACCATGTACATATTATTATACATCCTTGTGCTAATAAAAACATATCTGAAATAATGAAGAGAATAAAAGGAAATTTTTCGAGAATGTATAACAAAATCTATGATAATCATGGACAAATTTGGCAGAGAAAATTTTATGATAATGCAATCAGAAACCCTAACCAAATAATAAAGACCATTGAATACATTCACAATAATCCAATCAGAAGTAATTTAGTTAATAGAGTAGATGAGTATGTTTATAGTAGTTATATGTACTATTATGGTGAAGATAAAAAATTTGATTTGCTAATAGATAAATTTGAGATTTAA